The Humulus lupulus chromosome 3, drHumLupu1.1, whole genome shotgun sequence genome window below encodes:
- the LOC133823108 gene encoding uncharacterized protein LOC133823108, giving the protein MIVRAKALIAMTCEEKNIKVLVTSKNLRKVGLFPSTVADVPDVDGTEPVKAIDSPEPIHIEEVPSSLVLAGQEGDVVGASVHSLLASDDFDEATFELESPSEGSDMFGFVHIQQRSTPTETSSFVRATKRARVELEPLTEVPPETSLAPLAPSLVVEVEPSLPMSIPPSITDAGTSSSALAPLSEPY; this is encoded by the exons ATGATTgttagggccaaggcattgaTTGCCATGACCTGTGAGGAGAAGAACATCAAGGTTCTCGTTACTTcaaagaaccttaggaaggtcgggtTGTTTCCTTCTACTGTTGCCGATGTTCCGGATGTCGATGGTACCGAGCCCGTGAAAGCCATAGACTCCCCAGAGCCTATTCATATCGAGGAGGTACCTTCTTCACTCGTGTTAGCTGGACAGGAGGGTGATGTGGTGGGTGCATCCGTGCACTCACTGCTTGCTTCAGATGACTTTGATGAAGCCACGTTCGAACTCGAATCTCCTTCAGAAG GTTCAGATATGTTCGGCTTTGTTCACATCCAACAAAGGTCGACTCCAACCGAGACTAGTTCTTTCGTTCGAGCGACCAAGAGGGCCAGGGTTGAGCTTGAGCCACTAACGGAGGTCCCTCCCGAGACTTCTTTGGCTCCACTGGCGCCTAGTCTTGTTgtagaggtagagccatccttgCCCATGTCGATTCCTCCTAGTATCACAGATGCGGGTACCTCATCCTCTGCGCTggctcccttatctgagccatATTAG